GGCTATTCGTCGCTGAGCTACCTGCGCTCCTTCCCGTTCGACAAGATCAAGATCGACAAATCGTTCGTGCGCGACATGGGCGAAAGCCGCGAGGCGATGGCGATCATCCGCGCCATCATGGGTTTGTCCAGCAGCCTGCTGATCGAGATCATCGCCGAAGGGGTCGAGACCGAGGAGCAGTTCCGGCAACTTCAGGACGAAGGCTGCTCGCACTTCCAGGGCTACCTGTTCGGGCGCCCGGTGGCCGCCGAGCATCGGGTAGTGGCGATCGAGGAACGGCGCGCCGCCTGAGCCTCCGCCTCTGCGCCACCGCGGAACATGACAGCGCCCGAAGCGCACCATGCCGGTGCACCGCGGACGGCAGTGCTCAGTACGTCTTGTAAGGCAGGAACTTGCCGGACATCGTGATGCTGACCCGGTCGCCGGCCGGATCCGGTTCGCGCTGCATGTCCATCCGAAAATCGATGGCCGACATGATGCCGTCGCCGAATTCCTCGTGGATCAGCGCCTTGAAGGTGGTGCCGTACACGCTGACCAGCTCGTAGAAGCGGTAGACCAGCGGGTCGGTCGGCACGGCCGTCGGCAGCGAACCGCGGTACGGCACCTGCTGCAGCACCAGCACCGCCTCTTCCGGCAGGCCGAACACCTCGCCGACGATCGCCGCCTGGCGCGCATCGAACGTCATCTGACCCAGGCAGCCGGCCGTCACCCACTCCTTCGACAGGCCGACCTGCGCGGCGACGTCGCACCATTTGATACCATTGCGGATCTTGGCGGTCATGATCATTTCGGTGACGTCGGTGCGTTGCATGTTTTGTCCTTTGGGATGGGTGGAAAGTAATGTGGCAGCGGGCCGCGGGCATTGGGCCCGGCCAACCCCGGGTTGCCATCACCAACGAGCAGCATTTATCGTGCCAGATGAAGCCGCACTACCGGAACTTCACCATAAGGGTCGGCTGTGCGCCGTCTTGAGCCGATCAGGACGCCCGGCCGTCGAAGCCCGAGCGCACATCGGTTACGCCGGCCGCAAATCAGATCGGGGTTATTGCGGGCAGGCCGGATCATCCGGGCAGCCCTTCCAGGACTGCTGCCGGCATTGCCGGATTGGCCCTGGCTTCGATTCGTCTGCATAGACGGCAGTAGGCCGCAACGGGGCTGCAATCAAGGGGTGTTTCTCAAGACAATAACCCCAAAGCGGATGGCCAATAGCATGGGGGTCTCGTTACAGTTACACAATGCCATATTGCCACATGGAAACTTGTGAGATAATGTTCTAACTTTTGTCCACTGAGCTATTGAAGATGCGAGTCTCCCAAATCTGGCGATCTGTTTTTACTTGTTCGATCATCTACATTTTTATGGCGGCAGCAGCCAACACATCGGTAGACGCCAACGCATCAGAGAAGCAGGCACCGCTGAAAGCCAGTACAGCGGCCTCGACCGTTGATCAGCGCTCATTAGAAGAGCTCGAAGTACTCGCCCGTACTGGAGACGCTGGGGCAAACTATACCCTCGGGGTACGCTACGCTAAAGGTCTTGGGGTGTCCGCAGATCCCATCAAAGCTTTTTCCCGGATGCGTTCCGCTGCACATCAGGGGCACCCGGATGCGCAAACTGCTGTTGGGCTCTATTATCTTTTCGGCACCGGAACGAAAGCCAGTCCGCAGGATGCAGTCAAATGGCTTAGCTCTGCCGCGACACGGGGAAATATTGAGGCCCAAGGGATACTAGCGGAAATTTATTTTTATGGAACTGGTGGTACAGCCAAGAATCGGAAAGAGGCTCTCAAATGGGCTGTGGCAGCCGCAAAGCAAGGAGATCCGGAATCTCAATACAATCTAGCGGTCTTGTATTCGCAAGACGACGCAAAGACGGCCAATCACGCTGAAGCCGTGAAGTGGTATAAAGCAGCTGCTAACCAGGGACATCTCGATGCGCAGATGCAAGTCGCGGTAGCCTATCTTGAAGGGCACGGCGTTACCCCCGACTTCAATGAAGCCTATCGGTGGTTGAAGCCCCTGGCGAAACAGGGTAATTCGTCGGCTCAGACAAGACTTGGTTTCATGTATCAAAATGGTAAAGTACCCGGGCAAAGCGCAGGTTCTAGCAGAGCGGAAATCTGTTTTTATCGCGCTGCAAAGCAAGGGAATCCAGAGGCGGCAGTTCAGTTTCGGCGTTTTGCGAGCGAAAACCCAGGTTTTGCCGAGGCAATTGCTGCCGCATCCATATCGACGCCAAATAACACCATGACTCAGGGCGAGTGGGCAATGCCTCAGCTTGCAAACTGCGAATAGCTTATTTCCCGTCCAGTCAAGTGATAATTTGATGCATCCCGCAATCGAAGCGGGATTGGGTCGCATACGAAGACACTTACGGTTTCGTA
Above is a window of Pseudoduganella dura DNA encoding:
- the cynS gene encoding cyanase; translation: MQRTDVTEMIMTAKIRNGIKWCDVAAQVGLSKEWVTAGCLGQMTFDARQAAIVGEVFGLPEEAVLVLQQVPYRGSLPTAVPTDPLVYRFYELVSVYGTTFKALIHEEFGDGIMSAIDFRMDMQREPDPAGDRVSITMSGKFLPYKTY
- a CDS encoding tetratricopeptide repeat protein is translated as MRVSQIWRSVFTCSIIYIFMAAAANTSVDANASEKQAPLKASTAASTVDQRSLEELEVLARTGDAGANYTLGVRYAKGLGVSADPIKAFSRMRSAAHQGHPDAQTAVGLYYLFGTGTKASPQDAVKWLSSAATRGNIEAQGILAEIYFYGTGGTAKNRKEALKWAVAAAKQGDPESQYNLAVLYSQDDAKTANHAEAVKWYKAAANQGHLDAQMQVAVAYLEGHGVTPDFNEAYRWLKPLAKQGNSSAQTRLGFMYQNGKVPGQSAGSSRAEICFYRAAKQGNPEAAVQFRRFASENPGFAEAIAAASISTPNNTMTQGEWAMPQLANCE